The nucleotide sequence GTGGTCCAGAGGACCCCTGCCGGCGAAGTCAACTGGATCATCGAAACGAAGGGTCGGGTCTGGGAGGGCACGGCAGCGAAGGACGAGGCGCTCAAGACCTGGTGCGAGCGCGTCACCGCCGCCACGGATCGCCCGTGGCGCTACGCCCGCATCGACCAGACCGATTTCGACAAGAAGCGCGGAGCCCAAACGCTCGATGACCTGGTTCGGTGACTCTGATTGTCCCCATCGCCGACGAGGCGCACCGCAGCCAGATGAGCCGGCACATCTGCGACGAGCTCTACAAAGCAGATCGTGCGTCTCCGCCCCGCATGGCACGCCGACGATGACGACAAGGGCGAAGTCAAGGTGGTGATGACGGCTCGGCCTCGGACCCTCCAGAGTGACAGCCCTACATCCGCACCAAGCAGCGCCGTGAGTTCCTCGCCAAGGGTTTCCGCGACCCCGCTGACCCCTGCAAGTTCGGCATCGTGCGCGCCGTGTGGATGAAGGGATTCGACGCGCCTTCATTGCACACGATCTACCTGGACAAGCTGAAGCCCACCTCTGGGCTGATGCAGCGGATCGCGCGGATCAACCCATCGCCCGAGTTCAACCCGGGTCTTCCGTACCAAGCCCGTGCACTGCTCGTTGAACACATCGGTCTCGCCCGCAAGCGGAAGACCGCGCTTGCCAACTACACCGCAAGCGGCGGTGCCGGAGTAGGCCCTAGCCCACCCTGCCGAGCCGCGCCCGGTCAGCGGCGCAGGCAGGGAGAACCAGGGATCTTCAACCACGCTCCCAGCCGTCGCTACCAGACCCTCACCTTGGAAGCGGCGCAAGCAGTCGAGGAGCCACCCACCCGCGCCCCAACCACCGTCAGCGCTCCGCCCCGTAGGTCTCGAGCATCGCCAAGTAAAACAGCGTGTGCTCCCATAAGTGGGGAGTTGCCGTGTAAGTCAAAACGCGGCCGCGCGTCACCCGCCAAGTCTCGCCCAACACATGGGTGTCGGGAGTCGCCTCCACGTGCGCGATCCAATCGATCCCGCGCCGCACGCGCGCCAGCTTCGCCGGGTCGTTGCGCCGCCAAAAACGCGCCAACGCAATCAACGCCTTCGACTCGTACAAACCAAACGTGCGGTCCGAAGCGGGCGCCCGGAAACTCGGCTCCAGCTCGCGCCAACAGTACTCCGCGTGATCGGCCAGGCGGGAACGGTCGGCCGGCGCGAGCTCCGCCGGCCACAAAGGGTACGCGCAGTACTCCACACCGCCCCCGTAGCTGCGCGCAGCGGGATCCCACAAGTGCTCGTCGATCGCCCGCTGAAGCTCCGCCGCCCGCGCCTCCCAACGCGCCGCATCCGCCTCCTCGCCAAGAGCCCGCGCCGCCCGCGCGGCGCTGCGCAACCCCAAGTAGGTGATCGCCGCACCAATGATCGTCTGCTGATTACCGAGATTCGCGAACGTGTCGTCCTCCGTCGCGCGGCACTGCAAACCGTTCAACGGGTCGCGGCAGGTCGCCAAAAAGTCGGCCGCCCGACGCACCGTCGGATACACCGAACGCAGCCACCCGCGGTCGCCCGTAGTCTCGAAGTGGCGGGTGAAATCCCAAGCCATGAAGCCCGTCTCATCGATCTCCCACGGAATCGGGCCGCCCACCACCCCGTCGGCGTAGTAGTTCATCGCCCAATTACCGGGCGGCACCCCCAACGAGCCGCGCGGCTGTCGCAGCTCCGTCGCCTGCGTCCGCACATAGAACGCGAGATGCCGACGCACAAGCTCGTGCAGCCGCGAGCGGTCGAGCGCCAAGTCGAAAAACGCCCCGTCGCGCGGCCAATCCTCGCCGTAAGGCGGCTGCGTCGAGATCGCCGCCACGATCGGGCCACGCCGATCGGCCGTCGTCACGACCAACGTAAGCGCCCGCCGCGCCATCTCGCGCAACACCCGGTCGCGCGTGCGTGGCATCGGCATATCGCGCAAAAGACGCGCAAGCCAGCGCCGCTTCTCCGCTGCCGCGCGCCGCTGCCCGAGCCGGCGGGCAGCGGCCAACTCCGCCAGCGCCCGCGTGCGCGTGGGGCCCGCCGCCACCACCAATTCCACCGCGTCGCGCCCCCGGCGCAAACGCAGCGGCACGCGCAGCGCACCCGTCGTCTGGCCGGTGTAGGCGCCCGAGCCGCTAAGGCGCCCGTCGGCCGCGTCGTCGTAAGCATCCTCCGGAGCGCCCGGCGGCAGGCCGCCCGGGGAGGCCAAACGGTCGCCACCCACCTGATGGCCGTCGCTGCGCCTGGCAAACGCCATCGCCACCGCCACCGACGACGGCTTGCCGGTCGAGGCGTCAACGCCCGACCGCTCGTGCACGATCGCGTCGGCGTCCGGCACGTAGCGGGCAGAGTCGTTGTTTAGCTCCTCGTTACAGAAGTCGAGGAGCGGTGCAGCAGGCAGCTTCGAGACCACCAAGTTGAAGTTCTCGAACGCAACGAGTGCCTGCGGACGCGCACGTCCCGCGGCGCGCACCTCGACCCTGCGGATCAGCGCGTCGACCCCGCGCGGCGCGACGTCGCGCACCACCACCCGCAGCCGCCGCGTCGGATCGCTGAACTCCGTAATCACCTCGTCACCGCGGCTCGTCGGGTAGCGCTGGCGCGAGCGCGGGAAATCACGCAACCACAGCGTCCGGCCGCCCACCACCACGCCCAAGAAAGCGCCCTCGTTCGGCTTCGCCCCGAGCAGCGGCAGCCGGCGGTCAACCGTGTAGTACTTGACCTGGTCGTAGTAGCTCGGGCTCGGCCAGCGCAGCACCGTCAACGTCGCTGAGCGGCTAACCCCCGCTGCTAACCGGCCGTTAGCGGTCTGGGCGTTGACGTCGGTCGGGCCCCAACCCTCAGCGTCAGCCGGCGCCGTTGGGTCGAACGCGCGCGCCACGCAAGGGAAGTTCGGACCGGTCTGCTCGCCCTGCGCGACTCGCGCCACCGCATCGCCGAGCGACGTGACCGCCCCCTCGGCGCCCGCCACCGCCGAAGCGGCCGACGCGACCGCCCCGTCAAGAGCAGCGCCGGCCTCGTCGACCGACGGCGCCGCTGCCCCCGCCGGCGCCAGCACCCCTGCCGGCGCTAGCACCAAAGACCCCGCCGTCGCTGCCACTGCCGCGGCGCAGCGCCAGCGCAAACGGCGGCCGCCAACCGTGCGGGCCCGACTCACCAGGCGGCTGCTTGGCCACCGACTCCCCGTCCCAACAGTGCTCCGCACTGCTCGCTCACCCTACCTACTTGGCAGCTATCGGAGCAAGTGGTAAGAATCGGACGCTGAGGGGGTAGGGGTACGCGGTATCGACCGCGGGTTTCTCGCTTTCTTACTTGGTTTGCAAGCCGGATTCGAAGCGCCGCATCCTGCGCATCTTCAAGGGCCGCTCGCGCGCCGTGCGCGCCGCCCGCGCACGCAACCTGCGACTGCTCAAGCGCTGCCGCTTCCAACACATACAAGCGGCGGTTGATGCCGCCGGCAACGGCACGCGCATCCTCGTGCTTCCCGGCGTCTACCGGGAGGAGCCGAGCCGTCACGAGCCCGAACCCGACCCGAAGTGCGGCGACGCCTACGAGGAGTACCCGAGCCCGGCCTTCGACGCCAAGCCCGGTGAGCGTGTCCGCGTCCCAACCTACGAGTACCAACTCCGCTGCCCCAACGCCCAAAACCTGATCGCAATCATCGGCGACGGCCCCGACCCCGATCGCCGCTGCGACCACAAGTGCAACATCCAGATCGAAGGCACCGGTCGGCGGCCGCAAGACGTTGTGATCTCCGGTGACCGCTCGCGCCTCAACGGCATCCGCGCCGACCGCGCCGACGGCATCGTGTTGACCAACTTCCTGATCGAGTTCTCCGACTTCAACAACATCTACGTCCTCGAAACCAACGGCTTCCGCATCGAACGCGTCGTCTCCCGATGGAGCCGCGAGTACGGGTTCCTGTCGTTCACCTCCGACAACGGCCTCTACAGACAAGTCGAGGCGTACGGCAACGGCGACTCCGGTATCTACCCGGGCTCCGGCCCCGAGGGGCACTGCGCGCGCTACGGCATCGAGATCGACCGCGCTGACTCCCACGACAACACCATCGGTTGGTCGGGCACGGCCGGCAACGGCATCTACACCCACGACTCCAAGTTCCACCACAACGCCGCCGGCATCACCACCGATTCGTTCGCCGCCGGACACCCCGGTATGCCGCAGGACTGCTCCAAGTGGGAGCGCAACCAGATCTACTCCAACAACCAGAACTTCTTCAGCGACGACCGCGACGCCTACTGCAAGCGGCCGCCGGCGGAACGCGACCCAAAGGTCGTTTGCCCGGCCTTCCAGGTACCGGTGGGAACGGGCGTGCTGGTCGCGGGGGGCAACAGCAACCTCTTCCACGACAATTGGGTGTGGGACAACTGGCGGGCGGGGTTCATGCAGTTCTGGGTGCCGGCGCCGATCCGTGGGCGCGACCCGACCGGGCAGTCCGCCAACGACCCAACCAACCCCTACGACACCTCCCACGAAAACCGTTACCTCTTCAACCACGTGGGGGTGCGTCCCGACGGCACTCGTGACCCCAACGGCGTCGACTTCTGGTGGGACGAGGAGGGTCGCGGCAACTGTTGGGGCGGCAACAGCGGTGCCGAAGGGGCGCCGCCGACCTCCGACCCGGCGCGCCTGCCGAGCTGCGACCTCCCGCCCGTGCCGTTCAGCCCCGGCAACGCGCTCAAGCAGGCGCGGCTCGTGCCGTGCTCGACCTGGGATCCGCGCGACAACACCGACCCGCCCGGTTGCGACTGGTTCACGCTGCCGCCCGAGCCGCGGTGAGCGCCGCTCGCCCACACTGCCCGAGCGGCCTGAGAGTGCGCGTATGCGTAGCGCTCGTCGCCACGAGCGTGACCGCCACGAGCGTCGCCGCGGGCTGTGGCGGCAGCCAATCGGCGGCCCGCGGGTCCGGGCGGCTCGAGTGGGTGCGCGCGCCGAGGGTCGTAGAGCTCACGGCGGGGCGCGCAGGGCGCGACTTCATCGCCTTCGGCGAGGTCCGCAACGCCTCGCTCAGACCGCTCGACCTAAACGCGCGGGCACTTGAGGTGCGCGCGCCGGGCGGCCGGGCGCTGCCCACCGCGGTCGCCTTCCAGCGCACCTTCGCGCGCCGGGTGTTTCCCCTCAACCGCCGCCCGGCAGCCCGCGCAGCGCGCGCACCCTCGACTACGGCTCCGGCACCCTGCCCTTGCGCTGACGTTCATGGCGTGCCGCGCGTTCGGCGGTTAGGCTCAAGGCGATGCCTACCTCGTTAGTGACCGGCGGTGCCGGCTTCCTCGGGTCGCACCTCTGCGACTACCTGATCGCGCGTGGGCATCGCGTGATTTGCGTGGACAACCTCGAGACCGGCTCGCTGGAAAACATCCGCCACCTGCGCGACGGCGACAACTTCCGCTTCCTGATGGTCGACATAACCTCGCACTACGAGGTCGACGAACCGATCGACTTCGTCTACCACATGGCCTCGCCGGCCAGTCCGATCGACTATCAGCGCTTGCCGCTGCACACCCTCAAGGTCGGTGCCTACGGCACCCACAACACGCTTGGGTTGGCCAAGAAGCACCGCGCGCGCTTCCTGCTGGCCTCCACTAGCGAGGTCTACGGCGACCCGCTCGTCCACCCGCAGCCCGAGAGCTACTGGGGAAACGTCAACCCGATCGGCCCGCGCGGCGTCTACGACGAGGCCAAGCGTTACGCCGAGGCGCTGACAATGGCCTATCGCCGCCAACAGGGCGTCGACACCTGCATTGCCCGCATCTTCAACACCTACGGCCCGCGCATGCGGCCCAACGACGGGCGCGCGATCCCCACCTTCCTGCGCCAAGCGCTCACCGACAAGCCGCTAACGGTGTTCGGTGACGGCTCGCAGACCCGCTCCTTCTGTTACGTCGACGACATGATGCGGGGGCTGGTGGCGCTCGCCGAGTCCGACGTCCACGAGCCGGTGAA is from Thermoleophilum album and encodes:
- a CDS encoding right-handed parallel beta-helix repeat-containing protein; this encodes MVCKPDSKRRILRIFKGRSRAVRAARARNLRLLKRCRFQHIQAAVDAAGNGTRILVLPGVYREEPSRHEPEPDPKCGDAYEEYPSPAFDAKPGERVRVPTYEYQLRCPNAQNLIAIIGDGPDPDRRCDHKCNIQIEGTGRRPQDVVISGDRSRLNGIRADRADGIVLTNFLIEFSDFNNIYVLETNGFRIERVVSRWSREYGFLSFTSDNGLYRQVEAYGNGDSGIYPGSGPEGHCARYGIEIDRADSHDNTIGWSGTAGNGIYTHDSKFHHNAAGITTDSFAAGHPGMPQDCSKWERNQIYSNNQNFFSDDRDAYCKRPPAERDPKVVCPAFQVPVGTGVLVAGGNSNLFHDNWVWDNWRAGFMQFWVPAPIRGRDPTGQSANDPTNPYDTSHENRYLFNHVGVRPDGTRDPNGVDFWWDEEGRGNCWGGNSGAEGAPPTSDPARLPSCDLPPVPFSPGNALKQARLVPCSTWDPRDNTDPPGCDWFTLPPEPR
- a CDS encoding UDP-glucuronic acid decarboxylase family protein, which gives rise to MPTSLVTGGAGFLGSHLCDYLIARGHRVICVDNLETGSLENIRHLRDGDNFRFLMVDITSHYEVDEPIDFVYHMASPASPIDYQRLPLHTLKVGAYGTHNTLGLAKKHRARFLLASTSEVYGDPLVHPQPESYWGNVNPIGPRGVYDEAKRYAEALTMAYRRQQGVDTCIARIFNTYGPRMRPNDGRAIPTFLRQALTDKPLTVFGDGSQTRSFCYVDDMMRGLVALAESDVHEPVNLGNPDEMSLLDLARTIIELTGSRSEIVFEALPEDDPQVRQPDITRARQLLGWEPEIELREGLQRTIDHYTRILGEPAAR